The Musa acuminata AAA Group cultivar baxijiao chromosome BXJ2-5, Cavendish_Baxijiao_AAA, whole genome shotgun sequence genomic interval aaaaaagagatcatatTGCAAGTATAGCCTTCCAAATCTGATTGTATTGGTATATAATATATCTACAACCCGGGAAAAATTTGATGAACCATTTCTTGTTGTGTTGTTCATATTGGTAATAGGTGTACCAATCACGACATTCATATATCAAACAACCTTTTAGTTTCTCTTTTGTTGTACTAAGGTGTATCATGCCATGCTGGTTGGTATGTGCTGGTTTGATAAGATTCTGAAATGTTATTGCATTGTATTTCTGATGTTGCAGCACAATTGTCATTATGTCCTCTATCTGAAATAGCTTGCCAAAGCTCGAATGATCTTGATCATTCTTAATTAATAACTTTAGTGACTTTGGCCATGGTTTAAGAGAAGTTTTGTCATTTCATCCCATTTGCAACTTAAATAAATTATCTTAGTAAATTGCAAGTTTGCAATACAAGTAACAGATGATGAGGGGAGAGGGTAAAAAGAGGGGTTAAAGTTTACTTGTGTATATTGGATGGTGGGATTTCTTAAGGGGGTATATGAagttcttttttttgtgtgttgGCTGGCTGCACCATGAACACCTACAAACGGTCATCGCGCATCCGCAACAATTCCGtgcaacgaatcgttcgtcgctcacacctacatgtacagctgcttggcagcatgttttgtcttggttttggatcattttgcttgtaaaaatgtaagttcgaacacgcTACAGTGTTACAAAgctatcgctcaccgaaccgagcaaaacagccccaaaacagcccaaaatagctccgttttcatgtgccgcaggttgatttctggaatctgcctccgctcaccaaaacgtcagtcaTCTCAGCCCCTAGGAACCCCTTgattggcacagggctggatggggcttcggatatataccgggcgttgaacactctttcgcaagttcgcacgttgccttgacgggaacttgttatcgcgcccgggactcggtgagcagctgtttgtgggcttgcagccgttctttcgaactaatcaactttctctttttacaggtcctttgggacctgcgagaggttacaagtgggccgatccttgcggagcaatatcgcaagggcgaagcgcaacttaggcaacgcaagctaagtttgcgtctttgccgcaagggtgactcgcgtcttaggcaacgcaagctaagttcgcgtctttggccgcaagggtgcctcacgccttaggctatTCCAGCTAGTGTTTTTGAGTGTTAAAGATAACATTAGTTGTTTGTTTTAATGTCTAACTGGACCATTCCTTGTCATGCATCATAATGCATCAGCTGCTGGCACTTGCAGTCTTGGTCAGTGTATGAATTGTTGGCACATGCCATGGGTGGGGAGAGGGTTTGAGAATTAGGAGTGGTTTCTCCTTCAGAATTGTGATTGACAGGTGGGAAACAGAATGTAGCCAGGTTTTCTCAACCGAAAGCTGGTGTCCAAACCTAGAAACAGTCACCTCGTGGAAACGACGAATTAAATTAGGTGAAAAAGTTAAAATTTGGTGATTATTCGTCAGTAAGCTAGCCTGATATGGATGTGACTCTCTGGTCATAATTGAATGGCATGTATGCTTCATGACCCTTGCCACCAGATTACCCTTAAATCTTTCCCCATTTAACAATACGACACAGTTTTAGATATTTGTATCTAATATTCCTGAATGTCCATCCTAATTTATCTTAGCCTTGGGatggttttaaaattgtgtactTGCATATTATTTATCCTACCCACTTATGGATCTCCCAGGTTCCAGTTCATCCCTTGTTCCAGCCAAGGTTGCATTTCTAGTTGTATTAGTTCCATAACTTGTACTGCATCAACGGATGACTGAGCTTGCTGATTAGGCTTGCTTATTTTGGTTTTGTAACATGATATTGTTTTCTTCTAGGATGATCAGCTGATGGCGACTAGGCTGGCTAATACAATGTGGAGTTCCTTAAAAAGGAAGACCAGTGcaggttttttattttcttgatctCTTTTTCAGAAGATTAGTAAGCAGCAGCAGTTTTATTAAAGATCATATGTACTGCAGGGCCGCATTTTTCAAGGGAAAGAACCACCACAGTTCATTGCACTATTTCAGCCCATGGTTGTCTTGAAGGTACGAACATTCTGAGATATATGGTGTTCAATCTGGTACAGGGAAGGAAATCCACATGATTTTTCTCAGATTTGCTTATATCAGTCTTGTATTGCCAAAAGAGCATGGGTTTTCTATCTTGTTGAGTTCAACTTTTTCTTGCATAGGGTGGAATCAGCTCTGGTTATAAAAAAATTGTTGCAGAGAAGAACCTGAATGATGAAACTTACACTCCTGATGGCATTGCACTAATCCAAGTATCTGGAACATCAGTCCACAATAACAAAACTGTTCAAGTTGATGCAGTATGCTCATCTGAATCTCATTCATTAGTATATATTATCTGTTTGAACCTTCATTCTCGACAAAATTAGTTTTGTGTGAATGGTTATCTATAATTGTAATTATTTTCTGCTGTTGTCAAAATTTAGAAGGAGTAATTCATTATGTATGCAGGCACGAGATTGTTAGTTTTGTGGTACGAGGAACAAGGAATGCCGTTTCGCATACGAACCTGTATAAATCATTGGCCAGACGGTATGTGCCAGTCGGGGCCGGTGTTGTTTCAaattagaagaagaagaggaaggagtggTGGACGAAGAGGAGGcatgaggaaggaagaagaggaggaggaaggaggaagaaggaagagaaagaaagaagaggaggcagtggaggaaggggaagaagaagcgtACCAGTTGGCGGCATATGACGGGCGGCTACGGCAGCTGCATGAGCCAAAATGGGAAGGGCTCATGTTCGGGGTGACGAGGGCTCACAAATgcgtttttttatttattttgttttcaCAAGGTTCAGACTGGACAGCATGAGATGGGTTGTCCGTGTACTGTTGAGGAATGTGGCATATCATTGGTGTCATATCGGACTGGGTGAAATGTCAAACCATGATGAGGAATGTGGCATGGAATGTACTGTTCCATGCCAGTTGACACGCCTGCTGTGATGGTTGGCAGTGCAGAAGTTTAGTCTGGCCATGTGGCAGGATAACTACTGCATTTTGGCTTAGCACAAGACATGCTAGTTGGTGTTGGCCAgcataataattattatctaaAGCACATTACTCAGGGACATAACAGGTTAAATGAATAGGATCATAAGTGTTCTTATTAATTCTCctgttttaaatattataatagtattctattttttttccttgctcctccatccccaacacatAACAGGTTAAATGAAGAtttttattctctcttttttttttcacatttaagCAGTGTCACTATTTGTTATTTTTGCACCAAATAATTTACAACTTCTGACTACATTATGTCAACACAGCAAATTGTTTCATACTTTCATTGATACTTCTTGCTGAGAAATATTATCTTATATAGGCAAAATTTTGAGCAAATTGGTTGTTTGATGATCTGGAGACACATTATGAGTGGTACAAGCTTTGCTGCTATTTGTTGACTGAGAGATAGATGTATGTTTGTCGTGGGTGGGTGGGTTTGGGAGTTGTTGGTTATTCTTTTACTTGTAGCAGTCTCCAATCCAATTCATATAATTTGGTTGCTTAGCTCAGTTCTGTAAAGatccatatgtatatgtattgtgTTGGATACATATGGGTTATCCACACTGCATCGTGGATGTCAAACACACACTGTTCAAAACTCTCGCAGTAGGCAGTGGTAAAAAGACAGCGTTTTCTGTTTTTGTTTGGACGTGTACATCAGACATTTAGGGTATCTGTTTTGAGCGAAACTTGTTTTATAATTATGTAGATAGTGAGCGAAACTTGTTTGGAATTTTTCACGTTGGCTGTTTTGGTGGCTGCAAAATTCCCATTCGTGAAGAATCAAGTGCAGTATTCTTTGGTTTGTATGTGCATGTTTCTTGTTCCTAATTGTTAATGACTCAAAATTTCATCCTTTTGCTTGTTCACTGAATTACAAATCAGTTCTGTGTTGTTTTCATTCATTGGTCGCTTCAGTAGTTTCAATTAAACACATAAATCTGACCTGTCAAATGAGTACAGTTTTTAAAGAAGCATGTTTACACGAAGCATATAGAAGACTTGAGGCACCAAAACGCTATGCTCGGTGGCACTTCTCCAAACTAAACCTAACATGATTGAGGTTAACATGCTGTACAGTAAGTCGCTGGCTTATTACACAGAAAGCAGTGGCAACATATAGTTGATGAAACACTGCACTACTTGCGGCCCAGCCTCTGCAGATGCTGCTGGTGCTTTGCTGCGGCTGCCTTATCGGCAGCCTCACGCTTCAGGGCCCTTTTCGCCCGCCTTCCAGTGCTGTCTTTTGCTGCCTCTTTCTTCTTTGGAGTCCGAGATGGGCCAGCATCCTCATCGTCGAAAGACTGCAGATTGACAGGTCGTGCTTCCTTCCTTCCGGTCCTCACATAACCGTTGTCACCCCATCTCCTGTTACCGATACGAATACTTGATCTACTAGCAAAGTAGCTTTCATCTAGATCGTCAAGTTCATCTTCATATTCGTTTTGAAGAAAGTCTTCTAATTCATCAAAACCGTCTTCTTGCACCTCCTCTCGTTGTGCCTGAACTGCCAATGGTACAAACCAACTTGCCCTAAGGAGAAGGCATACACTCTCCTCAAACATGTAGTCTTGGATGCTGCATAAAGAATTGATATTGATTTCATATACTTGAGCACAACAGCTTTTAGGCGACCAGGAAAGATAAAAATGCCTAACCTGCCATCAAGTGAACGGTGAACACTGAGGAACTCAAATGGATGCTTACATTGAGGGCACGATGGTCTTTCACGGTATGTTGCCCACCGCAGGATGCACATTACACTACCCAAGCAAACAGTAACAAGATTCTTTTAGCAATACATGCATAATCAAAAATTTTTCTCAGGATACATTGGTATACAATATATTGAAGTCTGAGAATCACTTTAAAGTTTCTTTTACATCAAATAGCTCTTTACATGGTCACAACATGTCACGGTGATAATATCTCCACTCCAAAATGATGCCTTTTTAGATTGCAcaaagtgtgctacaatagcttaGTCCATAACAAATACAAGATTCACTATTTAACTTACAGATAATATTTACTAGGAATTCTAGATCCATATTGAGCTGTATCTCAAACTGCTGTGAAGATTTATGTGCAGATCAAATTTAAACTACTACACTGCGTTGAAAAAAAATAGACGAAGAGACAAAAGCAACAATCCCATGCTTTCGATCATGAGTCTCCTTGCCAAAGTCAGCATTTGAACTTTGTCATTTAAAAGAAGAGTAAACAATCACCACTAAACTAACAAACAGACAAGTGAATCTTGATAGTATGTTTCCTGAGTATACTTGCTTTTCCTATGATAGTTTGATGGTAGATCCACAGATAACATTCTCAAGGATCAACCATAATCATACGCATTATTAAGCCTAACCCACCTCTCTAGTTTTTTGGACATCTTTAGGTTTTTGATTTGATCAAAATGACCAACTTGGTGCAGGTTCATTGGAAACATTATGCCCTCAAGAAAAAGAAAGCCCATAGATTGAGAACCTGCACCAAGTTGGTCATTTTGATCAAATCAGAAAGGTTCTTTTACCAGCAGGGTTTTTTATCACATAACATTTCTTGGAATCAAGGTCTTTTTCCATACACTGTTCAATGGAAACATTATGCcctcaagaaaaagaaagaatagttCACTAGGAGATATAGATTGCTTTTCTTTCTACTTAGTGACAATTAGCTGATTATCAACCTAAAACATAGGCAGCCTAACCCTACTCAAACTGTTCTCATCGCCCAGAAATGTTATCTTTGACAGCACAAGCACTCATTCTTTCGAGGCACCACGCTCTTACGCAACCCGAGTGATCAAGATTTTGAGTAATGAAGACTGCTTAACATTGGCGAGCAGAGCCTTCCTCCTCTATTTTCTCATTTCAAGAAGTCTAATATATTTCCTCATATTCCTGTGTAATTCTTCTTGAAAAATACAAAAAGCAATCTAGTTGTGCAaactatgatgaaaaattgtgCTTAATTCTTCTTATATTTTAAGATTTACCATGCCAGAATTAGATCTCTTTCATAACTCTCCTAAAAAATTACTTGTTACTTCTTCCGTATGATTAACCTACCAAATAGATAAAAGCAAGAAACTGAAACCTTCCA includes:
- the LOC103984324 gene encoding uncharacterized protein LOC103984324; this encodes MEEQGQIAPLSCTRGEAVVEEGKGWDDSSESGERCGFCAICLEKIALPEMALVKGCEHAYCVMCILRWATYRERPSCPQCKHPFEFLSVHRSLDGSIQDYMFEESVCLLLRASWFVPLAVQAQREEVQEDGFDELEDFLQNEYEDELDDLDESYFASRSSIRIGNRRWGDNGYVRTGRKEARPVNLQSFDDEDAGPSRTPKKKEAAKDSTGRRAKRALKREAADKAAAAKHQQHLQRLGRK